A stretch of Labrus mixtus chromosome 7, fLabMix1.1, whole genome shotgun sequence DNA encodes these proteins:
- the avpr2b.1 gene encoding vasopressin V2 receptor isoform X2, whose protein sequence is MALFDVNISNITLERAQSEDEPRDERLAYVEIALLSSIFITAGMLNFGLLLVLWKRRKQLSRMRVFVFHLCVADLVVTFFQVCPQLMWDITDRFVGPDILCRLVKYLQVVGMFASTYMIVVMTIDRYQAICNPMVTFQRRRARWNGPVSAAWCVSLIGSLPQVFIFSRVEVAPGVHDCWAQFIKPWGPRAYVTWTTLVIFVLPILTVVVCQVRICRTLHFNFQMKTHRDGEATSKPLHSRASSVAGVSKARVKTVRMTAVIVVAYIICWTPFFTVQLWSVWDVEAPTQTATFTILMLLASLNSCVNPCIYLLFSGKLPKSLRALMCAGEPNLKDSIQDEATMVSSLHISLRSKSDNR, encoded by the exons atggcTTTGTTCGATGTAAATATCAGTAACATTACTTTGGAGCGTGCTCAGTCGGAAGACGAGCCGCGAGATGAGCGCTTAGCTTATGTGGAAATAGCTCTCCTGTCCAGTATTTTCATCACTGCAGGAATGCTGAACTTCGGGCTTCTTTTAGTCCTGTGGAAGCGGAGGAAGCAGCTCTCCAGGATGCGCGTCTTCGTTTTTCACCTGTGCGTCGCCGATCTGGTGGTGACATTCTTTCAAGTCTGTCCCCAACTCATGTGGGATATCACTGACCGGTTCGTCGGCCCAGATATATTGTGTCGCTTGGTGAAGTACCTGCAGGTTGTCGGGATGTTTGCTTCTACTTACATGATAGTGGTGATGACGATAGACCGATATCAAGCCATCTGTAACCCCATGGTGACCTTCCAGAGGCGCAGGGCTCGCTGGAACGGCCCTGTGAGCGCTGCCTGGTGCGTCTCTCTCATCGGCAGCCTCCCACAGGTTTTCATCTTCTCACGGGTCGAGGTTGCTCCCGGCGTGCACGACTGCTGGGCACAGTTCATAAAGCCGTGGGGACCGAGAGCCTACGTGACCTGGACGACTCTGGTGATATTCGTTCTGCCCATTCTAACGGTGGTCGTGTGCCAAGTGCGCATCTGCCGAACCTTGCATTTTAACTTTCAGATGAAGACACATCGCGATGGAGAGGCGACCAGTAAGCCGCTGCATTCAAGAGCCAGCAGCGTGGCCGGAGTTTCCAAGGCGAGGGTGAAGACGGTGAGAATGACGGCGGTGATCGTGGTCGCCTACATCATCTGCTGGACGCCTTTCTTCACCGTGCAGCTCTGGTCTGTTTGGGACGTCGAGGCTCCCACACAGA CTGCAACCTTCACTATCTTGATGCTGCTTGCCAGTCTGAACAGCTGTGTGAACCCCTGCATCTACCTGCTCTTCAGTGGGAAGCTTCCTAAAAGTCTGCGGGCCCTTATGTGTGCGGGTGAGCCCAATCTGAAGGACTCCATCCAGGATGAGGCCACTATGGTCAGCTCCCTTCACATCAGCCTCAGGAGCAAGTCAGACAATCGATAA
- the avpr2b.1 gene encoding vasopressin V2 receptor isoform X1: protein MALFDVNISNITLERAQSEDEPRDERLAYVEIALLSSIFITAGMLNFGLLLVLWKRRKQLSRMRVFVFHLCVADLVVTFFQVCPQLMWDITDRFVGPDILCRLVKYLQVVGMFASTYMIVVMTIDRYQAICNPMVTFQRRRARWNGPVSAAWCVSLIGSLPQVFIFSRVEVAPGVHDCWAQFIKPWGPRAYVTWTTLVIFVLPILTVVVCQVRICRTLHFNFQMKTHRDGEATSKPLHSRASSVAGVSKARVKTVRMTAVIVVAYIICWTPFFTVQLWSVWDVEAPTQSKRRGCNLHYLDAACQSEQLCEPLHLPALQWEAS, encoded by the exons atggcTTTGTTCGATGTAAATATCAGTAACATTACTTTGGAGCGTGCTCAGTCGGAAGACGAGCCGCGAGATGAGCGCTTAGCTTATGTGGAAATAGCTCTCCTGTCCAGTATTTTCATCACTGCAGGAATGCTGAACTTCGGGCTTCTTTTAGTCCTGTGGAAGCGGAGGAAGCAGCTCTCCAGGATGCGCGTCTTCGTTTTTCACCTGTGCGTCGCCGATCTGGTGGTGACATTCTTTCAAGTCTGTCCCCAACTCATGTGGGATATCACTGACCGGTTCGTCGGCCCAGATATATTGTGTCGCTTGGTGAAGTACCTGCAGGTTGTCGGGATGTTTGCTTCTACTTACATGATAGTGGTGATGACGATAGACCGATATCAAGCCATCTGTAACCCCATGGTGACCTTCCAGAGGCGCAGGGCTCGCTGGAACGGCCCTGTGAGCGCTGCCTGGTGCGTCTCTCTCATCGGCAGCCTCCCACAGGTTTTCATCTTCTCACGGGTCGAGGTTGCTCCCGGCGTGCACGACTGCTGGGCACAGTTCATAAAGCCGTGGGGACCGAGAGCCTACGTGACCTGGACGACTCTGGTGATATTCGTTCTGCCCATTCTAACGGTGGTCGTGTGCCAAGTGCGCATCTGCCGAACCTTGCATTTTAACTTTCAGATGAAGACACATCGCGATGGAGAGGCGACCAGTAAGCCGCTGCATTCAAGAGCCAGCAGCGTGGCCGGAGTTTCCAAGGCGAGGGTGAAGACGGTGAGAATGACGGCGGTGATCGTGGTCGCCTACATCATCTGCTGGACGCCTTTCTTCACCGTGCAGCTCTGGTCTGTTTGGGACGTCGAGGCTCCCACACAGAGTAAGAGAAGAGG CTGCAACCTTCACTATCTTGATGCTGCTTGCCAGTCTGAACAGCTGTGTGAACCCCTGCATCTACCTGCTCTTCAGTGGGAAGCTTCCTAA
- the trnt1 gene encoding CCA tRNA nucleotidyltransferase 1, mitochondrial isoform X1, translating into MMWSRILSPRLIGRTSLHWRSLFTMKLKTSEFQSLFSDGLTGLAEVFGKQQYELRIAGGAVRDLLSGKRPDDVDFATTATPEEMKQMFHRAGIRMINNKGEKHGTITARIHNENFEVTTLRVDVQTDGRHAEVEFTTDWQKDAERRDLTINSMFLGLDGTLYDYFKGYEDLQKRKVRFVGSAEQRMQEDYLRILRYFRFYGRVAEEPDDHEPETLAAIRKNGRGLSAISGERIWMELKKMVVGNHVDHLLELMYSLELAQYLGLPPDGNVKEMKRVWQNTKEHSPKPMTVLASLFHRPDEVEKMDLRLKVSREEKTLALFLVKHRRELLKNQDEPQSLKPYTDFIIDSRELDSKTKVCELLKYQGEEKLLEELCRWSIPHFPVSGHDLRKMGVTSGKEIGATLQNLRDIWKKSRYQMDKDELLSYVKT; encoded by the exons ATG ATGTGGAGCAGAATATTGAGTCCTCGTCTAATTGGTAGAACAAGTTTACATTGGAGGAGTCTCTTCACTATGAAGCTGAAGACCAGTGAGTTCCAGTCTCTGTTCAGCGACGGACTGACTGGGTTAGCAG AGGTGTTTGGGAAGCAGCAGTATGAGCTAAGGATAGCTGGAGGTGCTGTACGGGACCTGCTGTCCGGGAAGCGACCGGATGACGTGGACTTTGCCACAACAGCCACTCCAGAGGAGATGAAGCAAATGTTCCATAGGGCTGGGATCAGGATGATCAACAACAAAGGAGAGAAGCATGGGACCATTACAGCAAGA ATACACAATGAGAACTTTGAGGTGACCACGTTGCGAGTGGATGTCCAGACAGATGGACGTCATGCAGAGGTGGAATTCACCACTGACTGGCAGAAGGATGCTGAGCGAAGGGACCTCACCATCAATTCCATGTTTTTAG gtctTGATGGCACATTATATGACTATTTTAAAGGGTATGAGGATCTGCAGAAGCGTAAAGTTAGGTTTGTTGGCAGTGCTGAACAAAGAATGCAGGAGGACTACCTGAGAATATTGCGTTATTTCAG gTTCTATGGCAGAGTGGCTGAGGAGCCTGATGACCATGAGCCAGAAACACTGGCTGCCATCAGGAAAAATGGCCGTGGCCTGTCGGCCATATCAGGAGAAAGAATTTGGATGGAACTAAAGAAAATGGTGGTTGGTAACCATGTTGATCATCTGTTGGAGCTGATGTACAGTCTGGAACTGGCCCAGTACTTAG GTTTACCTCCAGATGGTAACGTTAAGGAGATGAAGCGAGTGTGGCAGAATACCAAAGAACACTCTCCTAAACCCATGACCGTCCTGGCTTCTCTCTTCCACCGCCCAGATGAGGTGGAAAAGATGGACCTCCGACTGAAGGTATCCAGGGAGGAGAAGACTCTGGCTCTGTTCCTGGTCAAACACAGACGAGAGCTCCTCAAAAACCAAGATGAGCCACAAAGCCTCAAACCCTACACTGACTTTATAATTGAT AGTCGGGAGCTGGATTCCAAGACCAAAGTGTGTGAGCTACTTAAGTATCAAGGTGAGGAGAAGCTTCTGGAAGAGCTGTGCAGGTGGTCCATCCCTCACTTCCCCGTCAGTGGCCATGACCTCAGAAAGATGGGTGTCACCTCAGGCAAAGAGATAGGTGCCACTCTACAGAATCTCCGTGACATCTGGAAGAAAAGTCGTTATCAGATGGACAAAGATGAACTTCTCAGCTACGTGAAGACGtag
- the trnt1 gene encoding CCA tRNA nucleotidyltransferase 1, mitochondrial isoform X2 — protein sequence MWSRILSPRLIGRTSLHWRSLFTMKLKTSEFQSLFSDGLTGLAEVFGKQQYELRIAGGAVRDLLSGKRPDDVDFATTATPEEMKQMFHRAGIRMINNKGEKHGTITARIHNENFEVTTLRVDVQTDGRHAEVEFTTDWQKDAERRDLTINSMFLGLDGTLYDYFKGYEDLQKRKVRFVGSAEQRMQEDYLRILRYFRFYGRVAEEPDDHEPETLAAIRKNGRGLSAISGERIWMELKKMVVGNHVDHLLELMYSLELAQYLGLPPDGNVKEMKRVWQNTKEHSPKPMTVLASLFHRPDEVEKMDLRLKVSREEKTLALFLVKHRRELLKNQDEPQSLKPYTDFIIDSRELDSKTKVCELLKYQGEEKLLEELCRWSIPHFPVSGHDLRKMGVTSGKEIGATLQNLRDIWKKSRYQMDKDELLSYVKT from the exons ATGTGGAGCAGAATATTGAGTCCTCGTCTAATTGGTAGAACAAGTTTACATTGGAGGAGTCTCTTCACTATGAAGCTGAAGACCAGTGAGTTCCAGTCTCTGTTCAGCGACGGACTGACTGGGTTAGCAG AGGTGTTTGGGAAGCAGCAGTATGAGCTAAGGATAGCTGGAGGTGCTGTACGGGACCTGCTGTCCGGGAAGCGACCGGATGACGTGGACTTTGCCACAACAGCCACTCCAGAGGAGATGAAGCAAATGTTCCATAGGGCTGGGATCAGGATGATCAACAACAAAGGAGAGAAGCATGGGACCATTACAGCAAGA ATACACAATGAGAACTTTGAGGTGACCACGTTGCGAGTGGATGTCCAGACAGATGGACGTCATGCAGAGGTGGAATTCACCACTGACTGGCAGAAGGATGCTGAGCGAAGGGACCTCACCATCAATTCCATGTTTTTAG gtctTGATGGCACATTATATGACTATTTTAAAGGGTATGAGGATCTGCAGAAGCGTAAAGTTAGGTTTGTTGGCAGTGCTGAACAAAGAATGCAGGAGGACTACCTGAGAATATTGCGTTATTTCAG gTTCTATGGCAGAGTGGCTGAGGAGCCTGATGACCATGAGCCAGAAACACTGGCTGCCATCAGGAAAAATGGCCGTGGCCTGTCGGCCATATCAGGAGAAAGAATTTGGATGGAACTAAAGAAAATGGTGGTTGGTAACCATGTTGATCATCTGTTGGAGCTGATGTACAGTCTGGAACTGGCCCAGTACTTAG GTTTACCTCCAGATGGTAACGTTAAGGAGATGAAGCGAGTGTGGCAGAATACCAAAGAACACTCTCCTAAACCCATGACCGTCCTGGCTTCTCTCTTCCACCGCCCAGATGAGGTGGAAAAGATGGACCTCCGACTGAAGGTATCCAGGGAGGAGAAGACTCTGGCTCTGTTCCTGGTCAAACACAGACGAGAGCTCCTCAAAAACCAAGATGAGCCACAAAGCCTCAAACCCTACACTGACTTTATAATTGAT AGTCGGGAGCTGGATTCCAAGACCAAAGTGTGTGAGCTACTTAAGTATCAAGGTGAGGAGAAGCTTCTGGAAGAGCTGTGCAGGTGGTCCATCCCTCACTTCCCCGTCAGTGGCCATGACCTCAGAAAGATGGGTGTCACCTCAGGCAAAGAGATAGGTGCCACTCTACAGAATCTCCGTGACATCTGGAAGAAAAGTCGTTATCAGATGGACAAAGATGAACTTCTCAGCTACGTGAAGACGtag
- the trnt1 gene encoding CCA tRNA nucleotidyltransferase 1, mitochondrial isoform X3 produces the protein MKQMFHRAGIRMINNKGEKHGTITARIHNENFEVTTLRVDVQTDGRHAEVEFTTDWQKDAERRDLTINSMFLGLDGTLYDYFKGYEDLQKRKVRFVGSAEQRMQEDYLRILRYFRFYGRVAEEPDDHEPETLAAIRKNGRGLSAISGERIWMELKKMVVGNHVDHLLELMYSLELAQYLGLPPDGNVKEMKRVWQNTKEHSPKPMTVLASLFHRPDEVEKMDLRLKVSREEKTLALFLVKHRRELLKNQDEPQSLKPYTDFIIDSRELDSKTKVCELLKYQGEEKLLEELCRWSIPHFPVSGHDLRKMGVTSGKEIGATLQNLRDIWKKSRYQMDKDELLSYVKT, from the exons ATGAAGCAAATGTTCCATAGGGCTGGGATCAGGATGATCAACAACAAAGGAGAGAAGCATGGGACCATTACAGCAAGA ATACACAATGAGAACTTTGAGGTGACCACGTTGCGAGTGGATGTCCAGACAGATGGACGTCATGCAGAGGTGGAATTCACCACTGACTGGCAGAAGGATGCTGAGCGAAGGGACCTCACCATCAATTCCATGTTTTTAG gtctTGATGGCACATTATATGACTATTTTAAAGGGTATGAGGATCTGCAGAAGCGTAAAGTTAGGTTTGTTGGCAGTGCTGAACAAAGAATGCAGGAGGACTACCTGAGAATATTGCGTTATTTCAG gTTCTATGGCAGAGTGGCTGAGGAGCCTGATGACCATGAGCCAGAAACACTGGCTGCCATCAGGAAAAATGGCCGTGGCCTGTCGGCCATATCAGGAGAAAGAATTTGGATGGAACTAAAGAAAATGGTGGTTGGTAACCATGTTGATCATCTGTTGGAGCTGATGTACAGTCTGGAACTGGCCCAGTACTTAG GTTTACCTCCAGATGGTAACGTTAAGGAGATGAAGCGAGTGTGGCAGAATACCAAAGAACACTCTCCTAAACCCATGACCGTCCTGGCTTCTCTCTTCCACCGCCCAGATGAGGTGGAAAAGATGGACCTCCGACTGAAGGTATCCAGGGAGGAGAAGACTCTGGCTCTGTTCCTGGTCAAACACAGACGAGAGCTCCTCAAAAACCAAGATGAGCCACAAAGCCTCAAACCCTACACTGACTTTATAATTGAT AGTCGGGAGCTGGATTCCAAGACCAAAGTGTGTGAGCTACTTAAGTATCAAGGTGAGGAGAAGCTTCTGGAAGAGCTGTGCAGGTGGTCCATCCCTCACTTCCCCGTCAGTGGCCATGACCTCAGAAAGATGGGTGTCACCTCAGGCAAAGAGATAGGTGCCACTCTACAGAATCTCCGTGACATCTGGAAGAAAAGTCGTTATCAGATGGACAAAGATGAACTTCTCAGCTACGTGAAGACGtag
- the arl6ip5a gene encoding ADP-ribosylation factor-like 6 interacting protein 5a: MFERYCQKRRSSCQMAKVELTPLRPWDDFFPGSERFSKPDVKDLARWNNRVVSNLLYYQTNYLTLAVVVFLIVGFMNPMGMFTAMAVVSGIFVGSVWAGENRAVINNFKRQNPSAFVIAVMVASYIIISILGSVMVFMTAITLPLAMIFAHASFRLRNMKNKLENKIEGAGLKRSPMGILLEALGQQEENIQKIQSFLEGKQKE; the protein is encoded by the exons ATGTTTGAACGGTACTGTCAGAAAAGGAGAAGCAGTTGTCAAATGGCTAAAGTAGAGCTGACGCCGCTCAGACCCTGGGACGACTTCTTCCCCGGCTCGGAAAGATTCTCTAAACCAGATGTTAAAGATCTGGCGAGATGGAACAACAGAGTCGTCAGTAACCTGCTCTATTATCAGACAAATTACTTGACTTTGGCCGTCGTTGTTTTCCTCATTGTCGG GTTCATGAACCCTATGGGGATGTTCACAGCCATGGCTGTGGTTTCAGGCATATTCGTGGGATCTGTGTGGGCTGGAGAGAACAGAGCTGTGATAAACAACTTCAAGAGGCAGAATCCCTCAGCATTTGTGATTGCTGTTATGGTGGCCAGCTACATCATCATTTCTATACTTGGGAGTGTAATGGTGTTTATGACTGCAATCACTTTACCTCTGGCTA TGATCTTTGCACATGCTTCATTTCGCCTCcgcaacatgaaaaacaaactggagaacaagATCGAAGGAGCTGGACTGAAGAGATCACCCATGGGCATTTTGCTGGAGGCTCTTGGTCAGCAAGAGGAGAACATTCAAAAGATTCAGAGCTTTCTGGAGGGAAAACAGAAGGAGTGA